The following are encoded together in the Myxococcus virescens genome:
- a CDS encoding helix-turn-helix domain-containing protein, with the protein MRYVLPRMDEQLGMMVGKAAREARARLGLTQVEVAALVDMHPMVYSRVERGKMVPSAGMLRRLSMVLRISTDELLGLARPGKDERRELEKEPPLLRRLVTLARELDEPKLEALVTMARALTR; encoded by the coding sequence ATGCGCTACGTTCTCCCGCGTATGGACGAACAACTGGGAATGATGGTGGGAAAGGCGGCGCGTGAGGCGCGTGCGCGCCTGGGGTTGACGCAGGTCGAGGTGGCGGCCTTGGTGGATATGCACCCCATGGTCTACAGCCGGGTGGAGCGCGGAAAGATGGTCCCTAGCGCGGGCATGCTGCGCCGCCTCAGCATGGTCCTCCGCATCTCCACGGATGAGCTGCTGGGGCTGGCCCGGCCCGGCAAGGACGAGCGGCGTGAGCTGGAGAAGGAGCCGCCGCTGCTGCGCCGGCTGGTGACGTTGGCGCGTGAGCTGGACGAGCCGAAGCTGGAGGCGCTCGTCACGATGGCCCGCGCGCTGACCCGATAG
- a CDS encoding serine/threonine-protein kinase, whose protein sequence is MPTHPTQPRLHPMTEEERALAHPARGPTLFQVAGTRYIYVSTLDARPNGEVLMLAERQERHGPSGPVLIRRVRSPATSRRRHRLVEEVQRAYRLNHPAIAKVLLLTVKSGQPYVIMEYVDGPTLDGVLSLMALRRQPVSTSFALYVGAEVADALAYAHRLADDHGARLGLIHRDVSPRNVSVGLGGEVKLTHFGAAYTHLGVREETQASLRKADAAYTSPEYLECLPLTPAADLFSLGLVLLELATGRHLFHAALERLAEPPPWRPWPPVEDEEEEPSLPLMLLMMWMDTYTPDDVEKATAGLPEGFRSVLRKALRQPAAERYTTAEDMRDALRECLVQVREAGDGRPYGRKEAAEELSRLITEARQPRRGEAWRRAVLFLRAGGP, encoded by the coding sequence GTGCCCACCCACCCCACGCAGCCCCGCCTCCACCCGATGACCGAGGAGGAGCGGGCCCTGGCGCATCCAGCGCGAGGGCCGACCCTCTTCCAGGTCGCGGGAACGCGGTACATCTATGTCAGCACCTTAGACGCACGTCCCAACGGCGAGGTCCTCATGCTGGCCGAGCGGCAGGAGCGCCACGGCCCGAGCGGCCCGGTCCTCATCCGGCGCGTGCGCTCGCCCGCCACGTCCAGGCGCAGGCATCGGTTGGTGGAAGAGGTCCAGCGGGCCTACCGGCTGAACCACCCGGCCATCGCCAAGGTCCTCCTGCTCACCGTCAAGTCAGGCCAACCGTACGTCATCATGGAGTACGTGGACGGCCCCACCCTGGACGGCGTGTTGAGCCTGATGGCCCTGCGGCGCCAGCCAGTCTCCACGTCCTTCGCACTGTACGTGGGCGCGGAGGTCGCCGACGCGCTGGCCTATGCGCACCGGCTGGCGGATGACCACGGGGCGCGGCTCGGGCTGATTCACAGGGACGTGAGCCCGCGCAACGTGAGCGTGGGCCTGGGCGGGGAGGTGAAGCTGACGCACTTCGGCGCGGCCTATACCCACCTTGGCGTGCGCGAGGAGACCCAGGCCAGCCTGCGCAAGGCAGATGCCGCCTACACCTCGCCGGAGTACCTGGAGTGCCTGCCATTGACTCCCGCGGCGGACCTCTTCTCGCTGGGACTCGTCCTGCTGGAGCTGGCCACGGGACGCCACCTCTTCCATGCCGCCCTGGAAAGGCTGGCGGAGCCTCCTCCATGGCGGCCGTGGCCTCCCGTGGAGGACGAGGAGGAGGAACCCTCGCTGCCGCTCATGCTTTTGATGATGTGGATGGACACCTACACGCCAGACGACGTGGAGAAAGCGACCGCGGGTCTGCCCGAGGGCTTCCGGAGCGTGCTGAGGAAGGCCCTCCGCCAACCCGCCGCTGAGCGCTACACCACGGCGGAGGACATGCGAGACGCGCTACGGGAGTGCCTCGTCCAGGTTCGGGAGGCCGGCGACGGTCGCCCCTATGGCCGCAAGGAAGCCGCCGAGGAGCTCTCCCGCCTCATCACCGAGGCCCGCCAACCGCGACGAGGCGAAGCCTGGCGACGCGCGGTTCTCTTCCTCCGGGCTGGAGGCCCATGA
- a CDS encoding MXAN_6652 family MXYO-CTERM-anchored protein, translated as MRLPFRIAGVVVVSSLWSIPAFATSTGVTGQTGKTGPTCSTCHQGGELPTVALEGPATLAPGATGQYTFIIRGGPARTGGVGIAVDSTEATLQPGEGMKKLGAELTHSQPQPFANNELRFNFSLVAPATDVTLTLFGAGNSSNADLHTDGDRAAATKLSVKVGQGTPGAAPDDKGEESGGCAAAGSAPLWALLMAASPLALLRRRRS; from the coding sequence ATGCGTCTTCCGTTCCGCATCGCGGGCGTCGTCGTCGTGTCATCGCTGTGGTCCATCCCCGCCTTCGCCACCAGCACGGGCGTCACCGGCCAGACGGGCAAGACAGGCCCCACGTGCAGCACCTGCCACCAGGGCGGGGAGCTCCCTACCGTCGCGTTGGAAGGGCCCGCCACGCTCGCGCCGGGCGCCACCGGCCAGTACACCTTCATCATCCGGGGTGGCCCCGCCAGGACGGGCGGCGTGGGCATCGCCGTGGACAGCACGGAGGCCACGCTCCAACCCGGTGAGGGCATGAAGAAGCTCGGCGCCGAGCTGACCCACTCGCAGCCCCAGCCCTTCGCGAACAACGAGCTGCGCTTCAACTTCAGCCTCGTCGCCCCCGCGACGGACGTCACCCTCACCCTCTTCGGCGCTGGCAACTCCTCCAACGCGGACCTCCATACCGACGGAGACCGGGCCGCCGCCACGAAGCTGAGCGTGAAGGTGGGTCAGGGCACGCCGGGCGCGGCCCCGGATGACAAGGGCGAGGAGAGCGGAGGTTGCGCCGCCGCGGGCAGCGCGCCGCTGTGGGCCCTGCTGATGGCCGCCTCACCCCTGGCCCTGCTGCGCCGCCGCCGGAGCTGA
- a CDS encoding MxcI protein, which produces MKHLFARSGFRLSAAALALSLLGGCDDSGDDYTGPLYAITTQDLNADPAASYVVVTREAEQTAQLSLDGAIKVSGRALGVGIRKSGQVYVVSDDSPVVTRYSLTEEGGLEQSGTVSFASLGVMSLGEYQANFQFVSATKAYFFDGITAQAVIWNPTEMTVTGNIALDDLKLEGTEMAFSGSVVSDNGQLIIPVGWRPVAGVGITPRTGVVAVDTATDTATLVTDERCGYAHDAVLAPDRKVYVATEAYGAAVHRVSADAAPEPCLLRFDPQTRTFDAGFHRSLSELVGGGTAGSLVPGPSGTAYLRVLDESVAPVQEGTHPRSIASGAGWQWWALNLNTLTATRNTQFPATSGSSFLFHTENQTLYTEFGAGSASTTLHVLGDNGRPTLTTQGLSFSLLQLR; this is translated from the coding sequence ATGAAGCATCTGTTTGCCCGCTCGGGTTTCCGACTCTCCGCCGCTGCGCTCGCGCTGTCCCTGCTGGGCGGCTGCGACGACTCCGGCGACGACTACACCGGCCCGCTGTACGCCATCACCACGCAGGACCTCAACGCCGACCCGGCGGCGAGCTACGTGGTGGTGACGCGTGAGGCGGAGCAGACCGCGCAGCTGTCGCTGGACGGCGCCATCAAGGTGTCCGGCCGTGCGCTGGGCGTGGGCATCCGCAAGTCGGGCCAGGTCTACGTGGTGTCGGACGACAGCCCCGTCGTGACGCGCTACTCGCTCACCGAGGAGGGCGGTCTGGAGCAGTCGGGCACGGTGAGCTTCGCCAGCCTGGGCGTGATGTCGCTGGGCGAGTACCAGGCGAACTTCCAGTTCGTGTCGGCGACGAAGGCGTACTTCTTCGACGGCATCACCGCGCAGGCGGTCATCTGGAACCCCACAGAGATGACCGTCACTGGCAACATCGCGCTGGACGACCTGAAGCTCGAAGGCACGGAGATGGCCTTCTCGGGCTCGGTCGTCTCGGACAACGGGCAGCTCATCATTCCCGTGGGCTGGCGCCCCGTGGCCGGCGTGGGCATCACCCCGAGAACGGGCGTGGTGGCCGTCGACACGGCGACGGACACGGCGACCCTCGTCACGGATGAGCGATGCGGCTACGCACACGACGCCGTGCTCGCCCCCGACCGCAAGGTCTACGTCGCGACGGAGGCCTACGGCGCGGCGGTGCACCGGGTGTCGGCCGACGCGGCGCCGGAGCCGTGCCTGCTGCGGTTCGACCCGCAGACGCGGACCTTCGACGCCGGCTTCCACCGCTCGCTGTCGGAGCTCGTGGGCGGCGGCACCGCGGGCTCGCTCGTCCCCGGCCCGTCGGGCACGGCGTACCTGCGCGTGCTCGATGAGAGCGTCGCCCCGGTGCAGGAGGGCACGCACCCCCGCAGCATCGCGAGCGGCGCCGGCTGGCAGTGGTGGGCGCTGAATCTCAACACGCTGACGGCGACGCGGAACACCCAGTTCCCGGCCACCTCGGGCAGCAGCTTCCTCTTCCACACCGAGAACCAGACGCTCTACACCGAGTTCGGCGCGGGCTCCGCGTCCACGACGCTGCACGTGCTGGGCGACAACGGGCGGCCCACGCTGACGACGCAGGGCCTGTCCTTCTCCCTGCTCCAGCTGCGCTAG
- a CDS encoding CHASE domain-containing protein, with translation MPPHSSSHLRRNAAAYCVLLVGLLLTAASAAYVQQSIHERRLHRFDGAVHDGVLSLLQRLELNQSLLQGVHGLFTGSRFVTRDEFDAYLESLELNRSFPGMEGIGFTRWIWPKDVARYDAKVRSGQESGHPVWPPGPREAYTAIIMMNPLDARTQRGLGFDMLTEPHRRAAMLRALGTRRQAATHKVRLIQGWEDAAGRVGIVIFIPVYTRTGALPPPAPPTENLRGFVYLPLAMEDLMSELRFIGFQETIDLEVYDGPEVRDDALLYASSLPASRGVPVFQQDVKIPVAGQTWTLRFNARQSFIAASTTEQHGTVVGAGLMVTLLLFFITRSQVRARTAAEAANTEQQRLTGEARDAVQVRDDFLSIAAHELRTPLTNLKLQLQLLYRQLRGEEPLDVEKLAQRVQSCERQTSRLATLVDSLLDVSRLARGHMELNLEPVDLDELVREAVRRFETEARTAGVQVTVDSPAPVTGQWDRMRLEQVLTNLLSNALKYGHGAPVDVRVRSDETQALVEVEDHGIGLPAEDAQRIFGRFERAVSSRHYGGLGLGLFITRQLVEALGGHISVASTPGQGATFTVVLPLSGPRAVA, from the coding sequence GTGCCACCGCACTCCTCCTCCCACCTGCGCCGCAACGCCGCCGCCTACTGCGTGCTCCTGGTGGGGCTGCTCCTCACCGCCGCGTCGGCGGCCTATGTGCAGCAGAGCATCCACGAGCGCCGCCTGCACCGCTTCGACGGCGCGGTCCACGACGGGGTGCTGAGCCTCCTGCAGCGCCTGGAGCTGAACCAGTCCCTGCTCCAGGGGGTGCATGGACTGTTCACCGGCAGCCGCTTCGTGACCCGGGACGAGTTCGACGCCTACCTGGAGAGCCTGGAGCTGAACCGCAGCTTCCCGGGGATGGAGGGCATTGGCTTCACGCGGTGGATTTGGCCGAAGGACGTGGCCCGGTACGACGCGAAGGTCCGAAGCGGGCAGGAGTCAGGCCATCCCGTGTGGCCCCCGGGCCCACGCGAGGCCTACACCGCCATCATCATGATGAACCCGCTGGACGCGCGCACGCAGCGGGGCCTGGGCTTCGACATGCTCACCGAGCCCCACCGCCGGGCAGCGATGCTGCGCGCGCTGGGCACGAGGCGTCAGGCCGCCACCCACAAGGTGCGGCTCATCCAAGGCTGGGAGGACGCCGCGGGCCGCGTGGGCATCGTCATCTTCATCCCCGTGTACACCCGCACGGGGGCCCTCCCGCCCCCTGCGCCCCCCACCGAAAACCTGCGCGGCTTCGTCTACCTCCCCCTCGCCATGGAGGACCTGATGAGCGAGCTGCGCTTCATCGGCTTCCAGGAGACCATCGACCTGGAGGTGTACGACGGGCCGGAGGTCCGCGACGACGCGCTCCTCTACGCGTCCAGCCTCCCGGCATCGCGGGGGGTCCCCGTCTTCCAGCAGGACGTGAAGATACCCGTGGCCGGCCAGACCTGGACGCTGCGCTTCAACGCGCGCCAGTCCTTCATCGCCGCCAGCACCACCGAGCAGCATGGCACCGTCGTAGGCGCCGGGCTGATGGTGACGCTGCTGCTGTTCTTCATCACCCGCTCGCAAGTCCGCGCCCGGACCGCGGCCGAGGCCGCCAACACGGAGCAACAGCGGCTGACCGGCGAGGCCCGCGACGCCGTCCAGGTGCGCGACGACTTCCTCAGCATCGCCGCGCACGAGCTGCGCACGCCCCTCACCAACCTCAAGCTCCAGCTCCAGCTGCTGTACCGCCAGCTTCGCGGCGAGGAGCCCCTGGACGTGGAGAAGCTCGCGCAGCGGGTGCAGTCCTGCGAGCGTCAGACTTCGCGCCTGGCGACCCTGGTGGACAGCCTGCTCGATGTGTCCCGCCTGGCGCGCGGCCACATGGAGCTGAACCTGGAGCCCGTGGACCTGGACGAACTGGTGCGCGAGGCCGTCCGCCGCTTCGAAACGGAAGCCAGGACAGCGGGGGTCCAGGTGACGGTGGACTCGCCGGCCCCCGTGACGGGCCAGTGGGACCGGATGCGGCTGGAGCAGGTGCTCACCAACCTGCTGTCCAACGCGCTCAAATACGGCCACGGAGCCCCCGTGGACGTGCGCGTGCGCTCGGATGAAACACAGGCGCTGGTGGAGGTGGAGGACCACGGCATCGGCCTTCCGGCGGAGGACGCGCAGCGCATCTTCGGCCGCTTCGAACGCGCCGTCTCCAGCCGCCACTATGGCGGGCTGGGCCTGGGCCTCTTCATCACCCGCCAGCTCGTGGAGGCCCTGGGAGGCCACATCAGCGTGGCCAGCACCCCGGGCCAGGGCGCCACGTTCACCGTCGTGCTGCCCTTGAGCGGCCCACGGGCCGTGGCTTGA
- a CDS encoding phytoene desaturase family protein: MASEGGSVRHVIVVGAGPGGLSAAINLAGQGFRVTVVEKDAVPGGRMKGLTLGASGEYAVDTGPSILQLPGVLEQIFRRAGRRLEDYVKLLPLDVNTRVHFWDGTHLDTTRHLDRMEAELAKFGPRQASALRQWMEDGREKYGIAYEKFICTSADNLGYYAPWRLAPTLRFKPWQTLYRQLDGFFHDDRVTYALAYPSKYLGLHPTTCSSVFSVIPFLELAFGVWHVEGGFRELSRGMMRCARDLGATFRMGTPVEKVRVDAGRAVGVKLVGGEVLDADAVVVNADLAYAARSLIPAEAREGSRLTDAALERAKYSCSTFMAYYGLDTVYADLPHHLIYLSESARRTDRDALEDRHVDLEDPPFYVCNPGVTDPSGAPAGHSTLYVLVPTPNTGRPVDWAKTEQALRERIPAMLEKVGLKGVREHIREERYFTAETWRDDFNVFRGAVFNLSHTWLQLGPLRPKVKNRDIEGLYFVGGGTHPGSGLLTIMESANIAADYLTREAGKGPLPGWPYVPPLEPEAPAQARAG, from the coding sequence ATGGCAAGCGAGGGAGGCAGCGTGCGGCACGTCATCGTCGTGGGTGCGGGACCGGGGGGCTTGTCGGCCGCCATCAACCTGGCGGGGCAGGGCTTCCGGGTCACCGTGGTGGAGAAGGACGCGGTGCCCGGGGGGCGGATGAAGGGGCTGACGCTGGGCGCGTCGGGCGAGTACGCGGTGGACACCGGGCCCTCCATCCTCCAGCTACCGGGCGTGCTGGAGCAGATATTCCGGCGCGCGGGCCGGCGGCTGGAGGACTACGTCAAGCTGCTCCCGCTGGACGTCAACACGCGGGTGCACTTCTGGGACGGCACGCACCTGGACACCACCCGGCACCTGGACCGCATGGAGGCGGAGCTGGCGAAGTTCGGCCCGCGGCAGGCGTCCGCGCTGCGCCAATGGATGGAGGACGGGCGGGAGAAGTACGGCATCGCCTACGAGAAGTTCATCTGCACCTCCGCGGACAACCTGGGCTACTACGCGCCGTGGCGGCTGGCGCCCACGCTGCGCTTCAAGCCCTGGCAGACCCTGTACCGGCAACTGGACGGCTTCTTCCACGATGACCGGGTGACGTACGCCCTGGCGTACCCGTCCAAGTACCTGGGCCTGCACCCCACGACGTGCTCGTCGGTGTTCAGCGTGATTCCCTTCCTGGAGCTGGCCTTCGGCGTCTGGCACGTGGAGGGCGGCTTCCGCGAGCTGTCGCGCGGCATGATGCGCTGCGCGCGGGACCTGGGCGCCACCTTCCGCATGGGCACGCCGGTGGAGAAGGTGCGCGTGGACGCGGGCCGCGCGGTGGGCGTGAAGCTCGTGGGCGGCGAGGTGCTGGACGCGGACGCGGTGGTGGTGAACGCGGACCTGGCCTACGCGGCGCGGTCGCTGATTCCGGCGGAGGCGCGGGAAGGCTCGCGACTGACGGACGCGGCGCTGGAGCGGGCGAAGTATTCGTGCAGCACGTTCATGGCGTACTACGGCCTGGACACGGTGTACGCCGACCTGCCGCACCATCTCATCTACCTGTCGGAGTCCGCGCGGCGCACGGACCGTGACGCGCTGGAGGACCGGCACGTCGACCTGGAGGACCCGCCCTTCTACGTGTGCAATCCGGGCGTGACGGACCCGTCCGGCGCGCCGGCGGGCCATTCGACGTTGTACGTGCTGGTGCCCACGCCGAACACGGGACGTCCGGTGGACTGGGCGAAGACGGAGCAGGCGCTGCGCGAGCGCATCCCCGCCATGCTGGAGAAGGTGGGGCTGAAGGGCGTGCGCGAGCACATCCGCGAGGAGCGCTACTTCACGGCGGAGACGTGGCGGGACGACTTCAACGTGTTCCGGGGCGCGGTGTTCAACCTGTCTCACACGTGGCTGCAGTTGGGGCCGCTGCGGCCGAAGGTGAAGAACCGGGACATCGAAGGGCTGTACTTCGTGGGCGGGGGCACGCATCCGGGAAGCGGCCTGCTGACCATCATGGAGAGCGCGAACATCGCGGCGGACTACCTGACGCGCGAGGCGGGCAAGGGACCGCTGCCGGGCTGGCCGTATGTGCCGCCGCTGGAGCCGGAGGCACCCGCCCAGGCTCGCGCGGGGTGA
- a CDS encoding methyl-accepting chemotaxis protein has translation MATSSLPTPGALLRRLYLLRSVVTTVAFTPAVYVDMQLLDLSGAREFKIFLGIITPVVLGLCAVVQPLVVMPWLMKRALSAQGTTRVERLIRIPSSIAFVEMMVSWTLGGILFNGGAVLLLDRPASVVMVGVAVAVSAGLFSSPLAYMLFERVMMPTVLDAYQRAPSTKPAGEGFATRQLWLLPAMVVSALLITCLASIVTLHLRLERGMGALAADLAAQGDTAAAERVQATVRPLEAELVQPVVVLGGYAALGSILTAAWAARRLARGARAVGASLEALVEGRATPPQWVSSDEVGDLAASTWQLYQRLQEMPRSLRASAGDLADAGQRLSQASSQQNQTLSRQAAALHQARATAQEIQQASHVTHSRATSILQVAERAAAVGKLGEESLAGTEKGLTVIRDIAAGLHEQMLDLEQRAREVGRVSEVVKSLADQSHMLAINAAIEATRAGEHGKGFGVVARQMRDLADQSVRATNQVRGLLESMAAATQQATAMSDQGAAGVAEALEPLRHSGERLRELAGLSKESAAAVRQITEAVSQQHAGVDQLFAAVRELDELTTDTLRHLDTTQQAASAVSHATGQVSQLAERYV, from the coding sequence ATGGCCACCTCCTCGCTACCGACCCCTGGCGCCCTGCTACGCCGGCTCTACCTGCTGCGGTCTGTCGTCACCACGGTGGCCTTCACGCCCGCGGTCTACGTCGACATGCAGTTGCTCGACCTGTCGGGTGCGCGGGAGTTCAAGATTTTCCTGGGCATCATCACCCCGGTGGTGCTCGGCCTGTGCGCGGTGGTGCAGCCGCTGGTGGTGATGCCGTGGCTGATGAAGCGCGCCCTGAGCGCCCAGGGGACGACGCGGGTGGAGCGGCTCATTCGCATCCCCTCCAGCATCGCCTTCGTGGAGATGATGGTGTCGTGGACGCTGGGCGGCATCCTCTTCAACGGCGGCGCGGTGCTGCTCCTGGACCGGCCGGCGTCGGTGGTGATGGTGGGCGTGGCGGTGGCGGTGAGCGCGGGCCTCTTCAGCAGCCCGCTGGCGTACATGCTGTTCGAACGGGTGATGATGCCCACGGTGCTGGACGCCTATCAGCGCGCGCCCAGCACGAAGCCCGCGGGTGAGGGCTTCGCCACGCGCCAGCTCTGGCTGCTGCCCGCGATGGTGGTCTCCGCGCTGCTCATCACCTGTCTGGCCAGCATCGTCACGCTGCACCTGCGCCTGGAGCGCGGCATGGGCGCGCTGGCGGCGGACCTGGCGGCGCAGGGCGACACCGCGGCGGCCGAGCGCGTCCAGGCCACGGTGCGGCCGTTGGAGGCGGAGCTGGTGCAACCGGTGGTGGTGCTCGGCGGGTATGCCGCGCTGGGCTCCATCCTCACCGCGGCCTGGGCGGCCCGCCGGCTGGCCCGGGGGGCTCGCGCGGTGGGTGCGTCCCTGGAGGCCCTGGTGGAGGGCCGCGCCACGCCGCCACAGTGGGTCTCCTCGGATGAAGTGGGCGACCTGGCGGCGTCCACGTGGCAGCTGTACCAGCGGCTCCAGGAGATGCCGCGCTCGCTGCGCGCCTCCGCGGGGGACCTGGCCGACGCGGGCCAGCGGCTGTCACAGGCCAGCTCCCAGCAGAACCAGACGCTGTCGCGGCAGGCCGCGGCGCTGCACCAGGCGCGCGCCACGGCGCAGGAAATCCAGCAGGCGTCCCACGTCACACACTCGCGCGCCACCAGCATCCTCCAGGTGGCCGAGCGCGCCGCCGCCGTGGGCAAGCTGGGAGAGGAGTCCCTGGCCGGCACGGAGAAGGGACTCACCGTCATCCGCGACATCGCGGCCGGGCTGCACGAGCAGATGCTCGACCTGGAGCAGCGCGCCCGCGAGGTGGGCCGCGTGTCGGAGGTGGTGAAGTCGCTGGCGGACCAGTCCCACATGCTGGCCATCAACGCGGCGATTGAAGCCACGCGCGCGGGCGAGCACGGCAAGGGCTTTGGCGTGGTGGCGCGGCAGATGCGCGACCTGGCGGACCAGTCCGTCCGGGCCACCAACCAGGTGCGCGGCTTGCTGGAGAGCATGGCCGCGGCCACCCAGCAGGCCACGGCGATGTCGGACCAGGGCGCGGCGGGCGTGGCCGAGGCCCTGGAGCCGCTGCGACACAGCGGCGAACGGCTGCGCGAGCTGGCGGGACTGTCCAAGGAATCCGCGGCGGCGGTGCGGCAGATTACGGAGGCGGTGTCGCAGCAGCACGCGGGCGTGGACCAGCTCTTCGCGGCGGTGCGCGAGTTGGATGAGCTGACGACGGACACGCTGCGGCACCTGGACACCACGCAGCAGGCGGCCTCGGCCGTGAGCCACGCGACGGGACAGGTGTCGCAGCTGGCTGAACGCTACGTCTGA
- a CDS encoding CsbD family protein: MGEWTDKAKGKVKEVAGVASGDRELEAEGKRDAAKGAIKGKIEDAKRAIKDAVDSDKPRRGEP, from the coding sequence ATGGGCGAGTGGACCGACAAGGCCAAGGGCAAGGTCAAGGAAGTGGCCGGCGTCGCGAGCGGCGACCGTGAGCTGGAGGCCGAGGGCAAGCGTGACGCCGCCAAGGGCGCCATCAAGGGCAAGATTGAGGACGCCAAGCGCGCCATCAAGGACGCGGTCGACTCCGACAAGCCGCGCCGGGGCGAGCCCTAG
- a CDS encoding universal stress protein, with protein sequence MWMTPGAVRPSTERWSDRLPPGGCKVPPSPLHAYSQGESGGREGGMEMRPSQLSRTAVPLLPPGLARGQRGVSRLVVGTDFSLRSEFALARALRLPLAHGSVFCVLHVAPVLDGQEGPGGTLSGARCLRKAVSSVCRRLRNRVDIDVREELGRGDSVEVASAVARMSGAELVVLGRPHVTYPVRALAEDSTVRRMVRQLGVSVLVVVPHPVRPYGRPLVAVDFSRESRRALELTLRLCPAPALVDVLHVVDTAAQEAELRRAHAPAERWLLLRQEREYQARVALGRFLAPYREAGRELEVRVRCGEPAEEGILAEALERGSDLLALAMSAVEARTPLTEQVLARAGCDVLVSRHLPPAS encoded by the coding sequence GTGTGGATGACGCCAGGCGCCGTGCGGCCGTCCACGGAGCGATGGAGCGACCGGCTGCCTCCGGGAGGCTGCAAGGTGCCACCTTCACCGCTACACGCATACTCACAAGGTGAGTCGGGTGGAAGGGAAGGAGGGATGGAGATGAGGCCGTCACAACTTTCGAGGACGGCAGTGCCGTTGCTCCCTCCAGGGCTCGCCCGGGGGCAGCGGGGCGTGTCGCGCTTGGTGGTGGGAACGGATTTCTCGCTGCGCTCCGAGTTCGCCCTGGCGCGCGCGCTGCGCCTTCCGCTGGCGCACGGGAGCGTCTTCTGCGTGCTGCACGTGGCCCCCGTCCTGGACGGGCAGGAGGGGCCAGGTGGGACGCTGTCGGGTGCACGCTGCCTGCGCAAGGCGGTGAGCTCCGTGTGCAGGCGGCTGCGCAACCGCGTGGACATCGACGTGCGCGAGGAACTCGGGCGAGGGGACTCGGTGGAGGTGGCGTCGGCCGTGGCGCGGATGTCGGGCGCGGAGTTGGTGGTGCTGGGGCGTCCCCATGTGACGTACCCGGTGCGTGCGCTGGCCGAGGATTCGACGGTGCGGCGAATGGTGCGCCAGCTGGGCGTCTCCGTGCTGGTGGTGGTGCCGCACCCGGTCCGGCCCTACGGCAGGCCCCTGGTGGCGGTGGACTTCTCACGCGAGTCGCGCAGGGCGCTGGAGCTGACCTTGCGCCTGTGCCCGGCGCCCGCGCTGGTGGACGTGCTGCACGTGGTGGACACGGCAGCGCAGGAGGCGGAGCTGCGCCGCGCCCATGCGCCGGCTGAGCGGTGGCTGCTGCTGCGGCAGGAGCGGGAGTATCAGGCGCGGGTGGCGCTTGGTCGCTTCCTCGCGCCCTACCGAGAGGCGGGCCGCGAGTTGGAGGTGAGGGTGCGCTGCGGCGAGCCGGCCGAAGAGGGCATCCTGGCGGAGGCGTTGGAGCGGGGCTCGGACCTGCTGGCGCTGGCCATGTCCGCCGTGGAGGCGCGCACGCCGCTGACGGAGCAGGTGCTGGCGCGCGCGGGCTGCGACGTGTTGGTGTCGCGTCACCTTCCGCCCGCATCCTGA